Within Halonatronomonas betaini, the genomic segment TATGATAGAGGATTAATCAGAGAACAAATCGGTCTGATATTACAAGAACCATTTTTATTTGCTAAAACAATTAAAGAAAATATTGTGATCGGGGCAAAAGATAATGAAAAACTTATTAAACCATCAGTTGAAGTAGCTCAATTTGATAAAGTGATTGAAAATTTCAAAGATGAATATGAAACTGAAGTTGGCGAAAAAGGGGTTTCATTATCAGGAGGCCAGAAACAGAGATTAGCAATTGCAAGAACATTAATTAAAAACAGTCCAATAATAATATTTGATGATTCATTAAGTGCAGTTGATACAAAAACAGATTTTTTAATTAGAAAGTCTTTAAGTGAAAGGTATGGTGATAAAACTATGATTATTATCTCTCATAGAATTGATACATTAGCAGATACAGATCAAGTAATAGTAATGGATAAAGGGAAAATTGTACAAAAGGGTCGACATGAAAATTTAATATCTGAATCAGGCCTTTATAATAGAACCTGGAAAATTCAGAGTCAAACAGAAATTGATTAATAAGTATTGGAGTGGTGATGTTGAATAATAAAGAAAAATCATTTAATAAAAATATAGATATAAAACTCTGGAAAGAAATAATGTTATATAGCCTTCCTTATAAGAAGCTAATAATTGCATTATCTGTTGTTATGCTTCTAGTTGCCGGGGTTGATGCTATATTGCCTTTATTAACTAGATATGCGATAGATAATTATATTGTGGCAGAAGATTTAAATGGATTATATGGCTTTAGCATTATCTATTTAGTTATTATAATAATCCAGGGGATAAATATATTTGCATTTATTTATTTTGCAGGAAAACTTGAAACTGAGATGGCGGCTTCAATCAGAGAAAAGGCTTTTACCAGCTTACAGGAATTATCATTATCATTTTATAATCAGAGACCTGTTGGCTGGTTAATAGCCAGACTAACTTCTGATGTCCACAAACTTTCAAGCATAATATCCTGGGGGATAGTTGATTTTGTATGGGGATTTGCAATGATGTTTACAATTGTAATTATTATGTTAAGGCTTAACTATAGACTTGCATTGATTACATTAGTTGTTTTGCCAGTATTATTAATAATAAGTTTTTATTTTCAGAAAAAAATTCTCCATGAGTTTAGACTAGTTAGAAAGATAAATTCAAAAATTACAGGTGCATTTAATGAGGGAATTTCAGGGGCTAAAACAAGTAAAACTTTAGTAATAGAAGACAGAAATTGTGATGAATTTACTGGTTTAACAAATAAAATGGCTAAGTCTTCAATTAAAGCAGCAATATATTCTTCATTATTTCTGCCAGCTGTTCTTGTTTTAAGCAGTGTAGGAACAGGACTTGCACTCTGGCAGGGAGGTAATGCAGTCATTCAGGGGGCTATTACGTACGGTACACTGGTAGCTTTTATAAGTTATACAGTCCAGTTCTTTGAACCTGTGAGGGAAATGGCAAGAGTGTTTGCAGAGCTTCAATCAGCACAGGCTGCTGCAGAAAGAATAATTTCTTTAATAAATACAGAATCAGAAATAGTTGACAGCAAATTAGTTATAGAAAAATATGGAACAATTCTAAAACCTAAAAAAGAGAATTGGCCAGAGATTAAAGGCAATATTGAATTTAGAAATGTAGAATTTAAATATACTGATAATGAAGAAGTATTAAATAACTTTAACTTGAATGTTTCTGCCGGTCAAAAAATTGCACTAGTAGGCGAGACAGGCTCAGGTAAAAGTACTATTGTGAATCTATTATGTAGATTTTATGAACCAGTTGATGGAGAAATTTATATCGATGGAAAAGAATATAGGAATTTCTCTCAAAGCTTGTTACATTCAAATATAGGCTATGTCTTGCAGGATCCACATTTGTTTAGTGGGACTATAAAAGAAAATATTAGATACGGTTTTGAAAATGCTACCGACGCAGAGATCAAGAATGCAGCTGATTTAGTCCAGGCAACTAGGTTTATTAATAAATTGCCAGATGGTTTTGACACTGAAGTTGGTGAAGGAGGAGATTTATTATCGACTGGTGAAAAACAATTAATTTCATTTGCTAGAGCTATTATATCTAATCCTGCAATATTTATTTTAGATGAGGCTACTTCTTCAATAGATACTGAGATGGAATTAATTATTCAAAAGACTATAAATAAAGTATTAAAAAACAGAACTAGCTTTATTATTGCCCATAGACTTTCAACAATAAAAAATGCAGATAAAATTATAGTCTTAAAAGACGGAAAAATTATTGAATCAGGTAATCACTATCAATTAATTGATAGAAAGGGGTATTATTATGATCTCTATCAAAATCAATTTTACAATAGAAGAGAATCAAGAAAAACAAGAATTACTTCATAAGAATGAAATTAATTGCAGGAATTCTATAGAAAATAAAGAATATAATAATTGAACCTAAATTAGAAAGGGTGATTATTAATGTTAGATTTAAATAGTAAGTTACCTGAATTTTCCCTGCCAGCTCAGGACGGTAAAACTTATACAGATAAAAATTTTAAAGGATCTAAATTAGTTCTATACTTTTATCCTAAAGCAAATACACCTGGCTGAACAAATGAAGCTGTCTCATTTAGAGATAGCCAGAAAGCTCTGGAAGAGCTTAATGTAGAAATAGTTGGTGTTAGTAAAGATAGTATTAAATCTCAGAAAAAATTTGCTGACAAAAATAATTTAACCTTTCCATTGTTGTCTGATACAGAAGGAGACTTATGCAATAAGTTTGGGGTTTTGAATTTAGTTGGTATAATAAAAAGATCTACATTTATATTTGATGAGGAAGGTATATTAATTAAAAAATATGAGAAAGTTAAAAACCCAGGTGAGCACGGCGGGGAAGTTTTAGAATTCTTAAAGAATCAATAAAATTAAGGGGTGATATAGCCCCTTTTTTACTTATAAATTATTTCACTAATTCATTGACATTAATATAACAAGTATGATAAACTAATAATTGTAAAGTAGACTACAGAATATTTTTTTAACATATGGTGATAATGATTTTCATTTATAACATTATTAAGGAGGACATATGGATTTAATAAGACCAACAGTTCAAAAATTAGAAAAAATTTGTAAAGGGAATAGTTTTTTATTTAAGCTTTATGCTCTACCATACAAGAAAACAGTATATAGAGAAGTTGAGCTTGGAGAAATATCTAAATCAGATAGAGTGTTAAATATTGGTTGTGGAGCTTTACCTTTTACTTCATTTCATTTGTATAAATTAACTGGTGCCTCTATAATTGCAGTGGATCTTGATGAAAAAGCAGTATCTGAAGCCAGAAATTTATTAACGAAATTAAAAATTTCTGAAGAAAAGATTTTGCCTGTTAATTTATCTGCATTAGAAGCAGTTGATAAATTTGATTTTAATAAAGTAGTTGCTGCACTTCAGACTGAAGGCAAAGAGGAATTACTCGAAGCTATCAAAGAGAAAGCCGTTAAAAAAGGAATAAACATAGATTTTATTGTAAGAGAACCCAGGTCAGGGTTTGTAAATCAATATGATAACATTTCTTATGAGAAATTAAATAATTGTGTAGTTAAAAAAGCAAGGCAAAATTTTCCTACATTTGATAGGTCAATATCAATTGAATTTGGAGAAATCTAATATGAAGATAAAAAAGTTACTTATTATTTTGATATTTATGTTTTTAGCTATATCAATTAGGACAGGCTGGTCTGAAGTGAGTAAAGCATTGTCTGAGTTAACTGCTTCAACTATATTTATTTTAATAACATTTCAAATGATCACTACAGTCCTGATATCACTCCAGTGGCAATCATTATTTAAATCTAGTGAGCTTGATAAACCTGATTTTCCAACTATTTTAGAGGTTAATTTTGCTGCAACCTTTATAGAGAGTATTACACCCTCTTCAAAATTAGGTGGTGAATCAGCAAAAGTATATCTTTTTCATAATCTCACTGAAAATAAAGCTTCTGAAATTGTAGCTGCCGTAACAATCCAAAAAGCAGCAACTTTTATACCTTTTTTGCTAATTTCATTACCATTGTTAACTTATTTGCCTTATAGTTATTCTGAACTTTTCAACTTTAACTATGGTGTAAGTAGAATCTTCTTGATAATACTCTTAATTATTTTCATTTATATATTCCTTAAATTTTCAAAGAAAAATAATTTTATTAAAAATAAAATTATTGGTTTAAAGAAATCATTAAATGATGTATTAAGAACAATTAAAGATATATTAACAATCCCTAGATTTCTGTATTTATCTCTCTTTGCTCTTGTTTTCTGGTTATTATATCCGGTTAAGACTTATATTCTCTCAAACCATTTAAGTTTTGATATTGGATTCTTACCGATTGTAGCAGCAACTTTTTTAGCATATTTAGTTGGAACATTACCATTGACACCTGGGGGCTTAGGAAGCTTTGAAGCCACTTTTGCTCTGGTTTTAAGTCAACAGGGCATTAGCTTTGCAGAAGGATTAACAATAGCATTATTATTAAGATTAATTACATTCTGGTTTCCTTTATTATTATCTGCTCTGGTTTCTATTAAATTAACAAATAAATTAGATTTGTCATTTATGAATAGGCAACAGGAGGTTTAAAATGCTTGAAAATTTAAGAAAAAGTAAAATTAGAAGAAGCAATAATATCTGTTCCATACTTCAAAAAATTGAAGCAAATTTTAATATTTTCAGATTACCTGGAAGACTTTATGATAAACTTTTTTATCATAAATTAATGAAAGCAGAATTAGCATTAACAAAACTTGATACTGAAGGTAAAATTCTACATATAGGAACCGGTCCAAGGCCAATGACGGCTATCTTTTTAGCAGAAAAGGGTTTTTATGTAGATGGGCTGGAAATAGATGGTGAAGCAAGGAGAAAATCTCAAAAGCTAATAAAAAAAGAAGGCTTATCATCAAGGATTAAAATCTTCTCTGGAAATGGAGAAAAAGTTGACTATTCAAAGTATGATGCTATTTGGCTTTCTCTACATGTTGAGCCTAAAAGACATATTTTAAATAAAATACTTAATGAAGCTAATAAAGGAACTAAAGTAATTTATAGAAACCCGGCAGGTTGGTTAGCAAAGATTTATCAACCAGTTTGCCCATTAGAATTAACTGGTGGTCAGTGTAAAACTACTGGTATAATAAAATCAAAAAAATCTTGTCTTATAGAAGTATAAAACAAATCTTAAGCTTGGAGGGTTTTTAATGAAAGAATATTATAGAGAAATAAATTTAATAGAACTGAAAAAACAAACTAAAGCAATAATTTCAGAAGTACCTGAACATCCATTACTGCCTCCACTAGGAATCAGGAAAGGCAAAGAGGTTATTTTAAAGTCCAGACAGGCATGGCGTGGTCCGTTGATAATTGAAATAGAAGATAGACAGGTAGCTATAGATCCGGAGATTGCTGCAAAAATTAAAATTAAAGAAGAGGTAGCAATTGATGCAGCAGTCTAATAACAAGAAAGTATTATTAATTGGACCTCCAAATGTTGGTAAAAGCGTAATATTTAATAAATTAACTGGCCTAAATGTAGCAATGGCTAATTATTCAGGTACCACTGTTGATTATAAAAAAGGTCAGGTTAATTATAATAATATAAATTACGACTTAATCGATGTACCAGGAACCTATACTCTGGATGCTACTAATGAAGCTGAACAGGTAGCTGTTGATATGTTGTCTGAAGGTGCAGATTTGGTGATTACAGTTTTAGATGGTAACAATCTAGAGAGCAGTCTTTATCTTCTTCTTCAGGTATTAGAAAGAAACCTACCTACAATTGCTGTTTTAAATAGAGTCGATCTGCTTGAGGATAAAGGCTATGAAGTAGCCCATGAAAAATTATCCCATGAAATAGGTATTGATATTATAAAAACAGTAGCTGTTTCTGGAGAAGGTATTGATCCTTTAAAAGAAAAAATAAAAGAGAAGCTTCTTAATGATCAAACAAAAAAAGACATAAATAGAGATATGAAAGCAGATTGGTTTGAAGCAGAAAGATTAAATCTGGAATATTTAAATAAAAAGAACTCTACATATGATCGAGATAAAGATACTTTAGGCGACAAACTTTCCAGACCCTGGCCAGGAATACCTCTGGCAATAATTATATTAGGCCTTATTTTTGGAATAGTCGTAGGTATTGGTATGGGAATGCGCCAGTATCTTTTATTACCATTTTTTAGAGGTATAATATTCCCTTTTATATATAGTGCTGTAGAAGCTATAATTCCTCCTGGAGTCATAAGAAATATCTTAATAGGAGAGTATGGTTTTTTTATAAAAGGGTTAGAATGGCCTTTTGCTCTGGTTTTTCCCTATGTAGTTTCATTTTACACAGCCTTAAGTATTTTAGAAGACAGTGGTTATCTTCCCAGATTGGGTGTATTGCTTGATGGTCTTTTTAAAAAAGTAGGTCTAACAGGAGGCAACATAATACCTTTATTATTGGGCTATGGTTGTGCAATACCAGGAATTGCAGCAACAAGAGCGCTACCTACAAAAAAAGAGAGAGTTACAGTCTCTACTTTAATTTGTCTGGCTGTGCCCTGTATTTCTCAAACTGGTGCATTAATTTCTTTATTAGCAGAACAATCAATAACAGTAATGATCCTGGTGTTCGCAGTTTCTTTTTTAGCATTAATAGTAGCAGCAATTATAATGGATAAAACAATAGAAGGCAAAAATGAATTGACAATTGTTGAGATACCACCATTATTATGGCCAGGACCAGGAGTTATTGCTAAAAAGATCTGGTTAAGAGTTAAAATGTATATTAGTAATGGAGCTTTAGTTATGATTTATGCAATTGCAGGGGCATCTATTTTATTTGAATTAGGTATACTTGAATACCTGGGTCAAATTTTTCAGCCAATAGTACAGAACTGGTTACAACTACCTGCAGAAGCATCAGCTCCATTATTGCTAGGGATAGTAAGAAGAGAACTTGCAGTTCTTCCCTTACTGGAGATGGGTTTAAATTCTGTCCAGTTATTTGTAGGTGCAGTAGTGGCTCTTTTTTATGTTCCCTGTATTGCTGTCCTGGCTATGCTTGCCAGGGAGTTCAATTTAAAGCTAGCAACTAAAGTATTAGTTTTAACAGTTGGAATATCATTTTTATTAGGAGGAATTTTTGCTAGAATAGGTAATTTAATTTTGATGTTTTGAATCTAACTTTTCAGAGACAAGCCGGGCACCAGTTATTACCATAGGTATACTTGAACCAGGATTAACTGAGCCACCAACAAAAAATAGGTTCTCATATTTTTCACTGTTTTTATTAATGCTGGTGCCCTGATTTTTATCCCGATCCCCAACAACTCCATAAATAGCTCCCCTATTAGCAAAATATTTA encodes:
- a CDS encoding ferrous iron transporter B, with the protein product MQQSNNKKVLLIGPPNVGKSVIFNKLTGLNVAMANYSGTTVDYKKGQVNYNNINYDLIDVPGTYTLDATNEAEQVAVDMLSEGADLVITVLDGNNLESSLYLLLQVLERNLPTIAVLNRVDLLEDKGYEVAHEKLSHEIGIDIIKTVAVSGEGIDPLKEKIKEKLLNDQTKKDINRDMKADWFEAERLNLEYLNKKNSTYDRDKDTLGDKLSRPWPGIPLAIIILGLIFGIVVGIGMGMRQYLLLPFFRGIIFPFIYSAVEAIIPPGVIRNILIGEYGFFIKGLEWPFALVFPYVVSFYTALSILEDSGYLPRLGVLLDGLFKKVGLTGGNIIPLLLGYGCAIPGIAATRALPTKKERVTVSTLICLAVPCISQTGALISLLAEQSITVMILVFAVSFLALIVAAIIMDKTIEGKNELTIVEIPPLLWPGPGVIAKKIWLRVKMYISNGALVMIYAIAGASILFELGILEYLGQIFQPIVQNWLQLPAEASAPLLLGIVRRELAVLPLLEMGLNSVQLFVGAVVALFYVPCIAVLAMLAREFNLKLATKVLVLTVGISFLLGGIFARIGNLILMF
- a CDS encoding nicotianamine synthase family protein; translation: MLENLRKSKIRRSNNICSILQKIEANFNIFRLPGRLYDKLFYHKLMKAELALTKLDTEGKILHIGTGPRPMTAIFLAEKGFYVDGLEIDGEARRKSQKLIKKEGLSSRIKIFSGNGEKVDYSKYDAIWLSLHVEPKRHILNKILNEANKGTKVIYRNPAGWLAKIYQPVCPLELTGGQCKTTGIIKSKKSCLIEV
- a CDS encoding FeoA family protein; amino-acid sequence: MKEYYREINLIELKKQTKAIISEVPEHPLLPPLGIRKGKEVILKSRQAWRGPLIIEIEDRQVAIDPEIAAKIKIKEEVAIDAAV
- a CDS encoding lysylphosphatidylglycerol synthase transmembrane domain-containing protein, yielding MKIKKLLIILIFMFLAISIRTGWSEVSKALSELTASTIFILITFQMITTVLISLQWQSLFKSSELDKPDFPTILEVNFAATFIESITPSSKLGGESAKVYLFHNLTENKASEIVAAVTIQKAATFIPFLLISLPLLTYLPYSYSELFNFNYGVSRIFLIILLIIFIYIFLKFSKKNNFIKNKIIGLKKSLNDVLRTIKDILTIPRFLYLSLFALVFWLLYPVKTYILSNHLSFDIGFLPIVAATFLAYLVGTLPLTPGGLGSFEATFALVLSQQGISFAEGLTIALLLRLITFWFPLLLSALVSIKLTNKLDLSFMNRQQEV
- a CDS encoding ABC transporter ATP-binding protein; translation: MLNNKEKSFNKNIDIKLWKEIMLYSLPYKKLIIALSVVMLLVAGVDAILPLLTRYAIDNYIVAEDLNGLYGFSIIYLVIIIIQGINIFAFIYFAGKLETEMAASIREKAFTSLQELSLSFYNQRPVGWLIARLTSDVHKLSSIISWGIVDFVWGFAMMFTIVIIMLRLNYRLALITLVVLPVLLIISFYFQKKILHEFRLVRKINSKITGAFNEGISGAKTSKTLVIEDRNCDEFTGLTNKMAKSSIKAAIYSSLFLPAVLVLSSVGTGLALWQGGNAVIQGAITYGTLVAFISYTVQFFEPVREMARVFAELQSAQAAAERIISLINTESEIVDSKLVIEKYGTILKPKKENWPEIKGNIEFRNVEFKYTDNEEVLNNFNLNVSAGQKIALVGETGSGKSTIVNLLCRFYEPVDGEIYIDGKEYRNFSQSLLHSNIGYVLQDPHLFSGTIKENIRYGFENATDAEIKNAADLVQATRFINKLPDGFDTEVGEGGDLLSTGEKQLISFARAIISNPAIFILDEATSSIDTEMELIIQKTINKVLKNRTSFIIAHRLSTIKNADKIIVLKDGKIIESGNHYQLIDRKGYYYDLYQNQFYNRRESRKTRITS
- a CDS encoding class I SAM-dependent methyltransferase, whose amino-acid sequence is MDLIRPTVQKLEKICKGNSFLFKLYALPYKKTVYREVELGEISKSDRVLNIGCGALPFTSFHLYKLTGASIIAVDLDEKAVSEARNLLTKLKISEEKILPVNLSALEAVDKFDFNKVVAALQTEGKEELLEAIKEKAVKKGINIDFIVREPRSGFVNQYDNISYEKLNNCVVKKARQNFPTFDRSISIEFGEI
- a CDS encoding peroxiredoxin — protein: MLDLNSKLPEFSLPAQDGKTYTDKNFKGSKLVLYFYPKANTPGUTNEAVSFRDSQKALEELNVEIVGVSKDSIKSQKKFADKNNLTFPLLSDTEGDLCNKFGVLNLVGIIKRSTFIFDEEGILIKKYEKVKNPGEHGGEVLEFLKNQ